The Treponema medium genome has a window encoding:
- a CDS encoding MBL fold metallo-hydrolase: protein MTADANVRVQGKILYEDENHKFIWLGGETKYRKGAVQTMQYLIIDNGRGILLDPGGVHLFSQVVTAVSRFISVDKIDIIFFSHQDPDVSSGIALWLGITQAQIYISSLWIRFMPHFGIVDVSRMTGIPDKGMDISLTSGNKLRCVPSHFMHSPGQFSLFDERSRILFSGDIGAAVFEKEEDETLFIDDFQKHIPLIEPFHVRYMAANKIVKRWVEVVRLLNPSIIAPQHGAIYTDDKVELFLNWLSHLQCGIDYLDRLF from the coding sequence ATGACAGCTGATGCAAATGTACGTGTACAAGGAAAGATTCTCTATGAGGATGAGAATCATAAGTTTATCTGGCTGGGCGGCGAAACAAAATATCGAAAGGGCGCCGTACAGACGATGCAGTATCTAATCATCGATAACGGTCGCGGTATTTTACTTGATCCGGGGGGCGTTCACCTTTTTTCGCAGGTAGTAACTGCCGTCAGTAGGTTCATATCAGTAGATAAAATCGACATCATCTTTTTCTCTCATCAAGATCCTGATGTATCTTCCGGTATTGCCCTGTGGCTTGGTATTACACAGGCACAGATTTATATTTCTTCCCTTTGGATACGATTTATGCCTCACTTCGGCATTGTTGACGTTTCGCGTATGACCGGCATCCCTGATAAAGGAATGGATATCTCTTTGACTTCCGGCAATAAACTGCGCTGTGTTCCTTCCCACTTTATGCATTCGCCGGGTCAGTTTTCGCTCTTCGACGAACGTTCTCGTATTTTGTTTAGCGGTGATATTGGCGCCGCCGTATTTGAAAAAGAGGAAGATGAAACACTCTTTATCGACGATTTTCAAAAACATATCCCGTTGATCGAACCCTTTCATGTTAGATATATGGCAGCCAATAAGATTGTTAAGCGGTGGGTTGAAGTAGTGCGGTTATTGAACCCTTCCATTATTGCGCCGCAACACGGGGCTATTTATACCGATGATAAGGTAGAGCTTTTTTTGAATTGGCTTTCTCATTTGCAATGCGGCATAGATTATCTTGACCGATTATTTTAG